Proteins from one Phocoena phocoena chromosome 7, mPhoPho1.1, whole genome shotgun sequence genomic window:
- the RPL37A gene encoding large ribosomal subunit protein eL43, which translates to MGWNGGSYVTGGGWAKRTKKVGIVGKYGTRYGASLRKMVKKIEISQHAKYTCSFCGKTKMKRRAVGIWHCGSCMKTVAGGAWTYNTTSAVTVKSAIRRLKELKDQ; encoded by the exons ATGGGGTGGAATGGGGGGAGCTACGTGACAGGCGGGGGCTGG GCGAAACGCACCAAGAAGGTCGGAATCGTGGGCAAATACGGGACCCGTTATGGTGCCTCCCTGAGGAAAATggtgaagaaaattgaaatcagccAGCACGCCAAGTACACTTGCTCCTTCTGTGGCAAG ACCAAGATGAAGAGACGAGCTGTGGGCATTTGGCACTGTGGTTCCTGCATGAAAACAGTAGCTGGTGGTGCGTGGACCTACAA caCCACTTCTGCCGTCACAGTAAAGTCTGCCATCAGAAGACTGAAGGAATTGAAGGACCAGTAG